The proteins below come from a single Chryseobacterium nepalense genomic window:
- a CDS encoding alpha/beta hydrolase family protein, translating to MEVTKKQNIIISNPETKDFLADAFYPEEEKQLPLVIFVHGYKGYKDWGAWDLMADKFSEAGFFFVKFNFSHNGTTIEDPHNFADLESFGNNNYSKELSDLGVVIDYFSKHEKVDDHKIILIGHSRGGGISIIKTYEDERINGLITLASVDTLDRFPKNEAFEQWKNEGVYYVVNGRTKQEMPHYYQFYEDYEKDIHRFDVERATEMAKAHFLIIHGTNDESVSVKNAEHLHLLHPNSELYLIENADHTFGAKEPWEEISLPVYLNNAVERCIDFINEKIVNE from the coding sequence ATGGAGGTCACAAAAAAGCAGAATATTATTATTTCAAACCCTGAAACCAAAGATTTTCTTGCGGATGCATTTTATCCCGAAGAAGAAAAACAATTACCACTTGTTATTTTTGTACACGGCTATAAAGGCTATAAAGACTGGGGTGCGTGGGATTTAATGGCGGATAAATTTTCTGAAGCAGGATTTTTCTTTGTTAAATTTAATTTTTCGCATAACGGAACTACTATTGAAGATCCCCATAATTTTGCTGATCTTGAGTCATTTGGGAACAATAATTATTCAAAAGAACTTTCTGATCTTGGCGTGGTCATAGATTATTTTAGTAAACATGAGAAAGTTGATGATCATAAAATTATTCTAATAGGCCATAGCAGGGGAGGAGGAATTTCTATCATTAAAACTTATGAAGATGAGAGAATTAATGGATTGATCACGCTTGCCAGTGTCGATACACTGGATCGCTTTCCCAAAAATGAAGCCTTTGAGCAATGGAAAAATGAAGGCGTTTATTATGTTGTCAACGGAAGAACCAAACAGGAGATGCCACACTACTATCAATTTTATGAAGATTATGAAAAAGATATTCATCGTTTTGATGTTGAAAGAGCAACTGAAATGGCTAAGGCACATTTTCTGATTATTCATGGAACTAATGATGAAAGCGTAAGCGTGAAAAATGCTGAGCATCTTCATCTTCTGCATCCGAATTCCGAACTTTATTTAATAGAAAATGCTGACCATACGTTTGGCGCAAAAGAACCGTGGGAAGAAATCTCGCTGCCTGTATATTTAAATAATGCAGTTGAAAGATGTATTGACTTCATTAATGAAAAAATAGTCAATGAATAA
- a CDS encoding HipA family kinase encodes MLDLRTVTVMRYILPLREGGSLPALAEADDDFKYVLKFRGAGHGVKMLISELLGGKITEALGLKIPELVFVNLDVDFGRTEADEEIQDLLKFSEGLNLGLHYLSESIAYDPSVKIDPLLASKIVWLDAFITNIDRTFKNTNLLMWHKELWVIDNGASFYFHHSWQNFDTAAKTPFKYVKDHVLLPQATQLDEADRFAKEHLNENIFREIVNLIPENWLHWEDADESPEEIREIYFNFLKTRLEHSEIFLNEAKNARG; translated from the coding sequence ATGTTGGATTTAAGAACAGTTACGGTCATGCGTTATATTCTGCCCCTTCGGGAAGGAGGTTCTCTCCCTGCCCTTGCAGAAGCGGATGATGATTTTAAATATGTTTTAAAATTCCGTGGCGCGGGTCACGGTGTTAAAATGCTGATTTCTGAACTTTTAGGCGGAAAAATCACAGAAGCTTTAGGATTAAAAATTCCCGAACTGGTTTTTGTAAACCTCGACGTCGATTTCGGAAGGACTGAAGCAGATGAAGAAATTCAGGATTTATTAAAATTCTCAGAAGGTCTTAATCTTGGCCTTCATTACCTTTCCGAATCTATTGCTTACGATCCGAGTGTAAAAATCGATCCGCTGCTGGCATCAAAAATTGTATGGCTGGATGCTTTCATCACCAATATCGACCGTACTTTCAAAAATACCAATCTTTTGATGTGGCATAAAGAATTATGGGTGATTGATAATGGTGCATCCTTTTACTTCCATCATTCCTGGCAGAATTTTGATACTGCTGCAAAAACACCATTTAAATACGTTAAGGATCACGTTCTTCTGCCTCAGGCTACACAGCTGGATGAAGCAGACCGGTTTGCAAAAGAGCATCTGAACGAAAATATTTTCAGGGAAATTGTAAACCTTATCCCGGAAAACTGGCTGCATTGGGAAGATGCTGATGAAAGCCCGGAAGAAATCCGTGAAATTTATTTTAATTTCCTGAAAACAAGACTGGAACATTCTGAAATCTTTTTAAACGAAGCCAAAAATGCAAGAGGATAA
- a CDS encoding DUF3037 domain-containing protein produces MQEDKIYEYAVIRLVPKVEREEFFNIGLIMFSKKEKYIRVGYYLCPDKFRLMRSKLDYDDIIQNLKSFQKIADGDQEGGPIAKLDIPERFRWLTAVRSSVVQTSRPHPGKSKDLEKTFEKLFEELVL; encoded by the coding sequence ATGCAAGAGGATAAAATTTACGAATACGCTGTAATACGTTTGGTTCCAAAAGTTGAAAGAGAAGAGTTTTTCAACATCGGGCTGATCATGTTCTCTAAAAAAGAAAAATATATCAGGGTGGGTTATTATCTGTGTCCGGATAAATTCAGGTTAATGCGAAGCAAGCTTGATTATGATGATATTATTCAAAATCTTAAAAGTTTCCAGAAAATAGCAGACGGAGATCAGGAAGGTGGACCTATTGCAAAGCTGGATATCCCGGAACGTTTTCGCTGGCTGACAGCAGTACGAAGTTCTGTTGTACAGACTTCGAGACCTCATCCGGGAAAATCAAAAGATCTTGAGAAGACGTTTGAAAAGCTCTTTGAAGAACTCGTTCTTTAG
- a CDS encoding alpha/beta hydrolase, whose translation MNFSTNHTLFSRFMINLLFVFFLSFYQISYAQDLPETKIPTSTLLPEKTLFSQNIIYKTNSVGTPVSLDIYRPKTPRSGKLPVVIYVHGGAWAKGDKIVRANNYIENFIAKLVEKNFAVISIEYTLVSDKIHFPLPIEDTKDAVRWVRKNAEKYDFDPENIGYFGVSSGAHLSLLAAYTDDTQYTGSPELSGYSAKVNYVVDNFGPTDLNKLLHTRLGKVPVSIVGLFFKPIVEIREKLVYGISGYNINKEKRKAIDYLETVSPINDTEHGIPTFILHGNKDKVAPLKHSKKLVKKLKKNNIENQLIVVEDGIHGFGTTDKAYLDQLTDEMVSFIMMHQK comes from the coding sequence ATGAACTTTTCCACGAACCATACATTATTCAGCAGGTTTATGATAAACCTGCTTTTTGTTTTCTTCTTAAGTTTCTATCAAATCAGTTATGCCCAGGATCTGCCGGAAACAAAAATTCCTACCAGTACATTGCTCCCGGAAAAAACACTTTTCTCTCAAAATATTATATACAAGACAAACAGTGTGGGAACACCGGTTTCATTAGATATATACAGACCTAAAACTCCAAGATCCGGAAAATTGCCAGTAGTAATTTATGTACATGGTGGAGCCTGGGCAAAAGGCGACAAGATCGTAAGGGCTAACAATTATATTGAAAATTTCATAGCAAAATTGGTTGAAAAAAACTTCGCTGTCATCAGCATCGAATATACACTGGTAAGCGATAAGATACATTTTCCTTTACCTATTGAAGATACCAAAGATGCTGTGCGCTGGGTAAGAAAAAATGCAGAAAAGTATGATTTTGATCCGGAAAATATAGGATATTTTGGAGTTTCATCCGGTGCGCACCTGTCGCTGCTTGCGGCATATACTGATGACACCCAATATACCGGAAGCCCTGAACTTTCAGGATATTCCGCGAAAGTAAATTATGTGGTCGATAATTTCGGTCCGACTGATTTGAATAAGCTTCTGCACACCAGATTAGGAAAAGTTCCGGTATCCATTGTCGGGCTCTTTTTTAAACCGATTGTAGAAATCCGGGAAAAACTCGTTTATGGAATTTCCGGTTACAATATCAATAAGGAAAAAAGAAAGGCGATCGATTATCTAGAGACCGTTTCTCCAATAAATGATACTGAGCATGGTATCCCCACATTTATCCTTCACGGAAACAAAGACAAAGTGGCTCCTTTAAAACATTCTAAGAAACTGGTGAAAAAGCTCAAAAAAAATAATATTGAGAACCAGTTAATTGTTGTAGAAGACGGAATTCATGGCTTTGGAACAACAGATAAAGCTTATCTGGATCAACTTACCGACGAAATGGTAAGTTTTATCATGATGCATCAAAAGTAA